The following DNA comes from Gloeomargarita sp. SRBZ-1_bins_9.
GTGGCGGAAATGATGATCCTGGCTGGGGAGGTCACCGCCCGCTATGCCCAGGCCGCCGGGTTGCCTATGCCCTTTCGTTCCCAAGCCCAGCCAGAGTTGCCCCCGGAGGAAGAACTCCAGCAACTGCCGAGTGGGCCGGTGCGCACCTTGGCCATCCGCCGCTGTCTGACTAAAAGCGAGGTCAGTGTAACCCCCGGTCGCCACGCCAGTTTGGGCTTAGAGGCCTATGTGCAGGCGACATCCCCCATCCGGCGCTACGGGGATTTGCTGGCCCACTGGCAACTGAAGGCCCACCTGCGGGGGGAACCACCGGTTTTCGATGCGACCCAATTGCAAACCATCCTCCAGGGGGTGACAGCGGCAACCCAGGAAGCCAGCGCTGTGGAACGCCAAACCAACCGCTACTGGAGCTTGGAGTACCTGCGCCGCCATGCCGATACCATCTGGACGGCGGTGGTCCTGCGCTGGCTGCGAGAAGAGGGGGACCTGGTGCTGGTGCTGCTGGAAGAATTGGGGCTGGAATTGTCCATGCGGGTGCAACGGTCGGTGAAATTGGGAGAGCAACTCCGGGTGAAGGTGACCCATGTGGACCCCTACCGGGATGTCATCCATTTGCAGGAGGTCACCGGCCCCTAAACTGTGCCGCCCCGGCTATTTTCATAAAAATTTTCGGTGGTACTCGGGGACGGGAAAACGCCTGGGTTAGAATCAGGGTGGTGAGGGAATGCCAAAAAACGTAATGGTTGGTCGGTGCAGGGGGGTTCAGGATGACGATTGATACATCAGATTTGAGCTTGACAGACCGCCTAATGTTCCTGCGGAATGTACCGATTTTTCGGGGGATCAATGATTACGATTTCCTGCGGGATTTGGCGGAGCAAATGATGGAACTGCGCTTTCAACCAGGGGAAACGATTTTTGAGCGGGGGGACATCGGTCAACTGTTTTACATCCTCTCGGCGGGCCAGGTGAAGATTCACATCGGCGAGGTGGAGTTGGCCCGGTTGGAGGCTGGTGCCTACTTTGG
Coding sequences within:
- a CDS encoding cyclic nucleotide-binding domain-containing protein, translating into MTIDTSDLSLTDRLMFLRNVPIFRGINDYDFLRDLAEQMMELRFQPGETIFERGDIGQLFYILSAGQVKIHIGEVELARLEAGAYFGEMSLFDSEPRSASVTALTPCTCLCLSQPQMQEAILNNPAIALNIIQNLCQRIRRLNQLVSVGTYAA